A stretch of DNA from Arthrobacter globiformis:
GGCGGTGCGCCAGGCCCGCAGTTGCGGCCAGTGCCATTCGCGCAGCGGCTTTTCCACGAAGCGGGTGGTCAGCACGGCCAAGACCACAGAACCAGCCACAATGGCGAGGCCCTGGACCAGGTTGGGCGCCGCGATGCCGGTGCTCGCCAATGCCAGCACCAGGACCGGCCAGTGCCACAGGTACAGGGCGTAGGAGTTGTCCCCCAGGGCCACCAGCGGCCTGGAGCACAGGATCCGGTCCACGCCGAACCGGCTCCCGCTTTGTCCGGCGGCGATGATGGCAGCCGCGGCCAGCGTGGGCCACAGCGCAATGAAGCCCGGGAAGGACCGGTCCACGGTGAGGAGCAGGCCGCAGGAGATCATGGCGGCGAGCCCGGCCCAGCCCAGAACCACGCGCAGCGCCTTCCCCGGTTTCAGGTAGGGCAGCGCCAGGGCCAGCAGTGATCCCAGCGCGAACTCCCACAGCCGGGTCCGGGTGTCGAAGTAGGCGTAGGCCTGGTTGCTGGCCGTCTGGTCGATGGAGAACACCAGCGAGGCGATGAAGATGCCGCTGAAGGCTACCATCAGGACGGTCCGGTAGCTGACTTCCCGGCGTCGCTGCAGCAGCCGCCACACCAGGGCGGAGCCGGCGAAGATGAGGGGCCAGAGAATGAACACCTGGCCCTGGATGGACAGCGACCAGAAGTGCTGGAGCGGGCTGGCTCCGGAGTGGTTCTGCGCATAGTAGTCCACCGCGCTGTTGGCCAGCAGCCAGTTCTGTCCGTAGAGGAGGGACGCCCACGCCTCATTGAGGACGTCGGGCCAGCGGCTCTGCGGCAGGACCAGCCAGGTTCCGGCCAGCACGCCCAGGATCACGACGACGGCGGCCGGGATCAGCCGCTTGAAGAGGTGCAGCCAGTGGCTCACGAGCCGCAGCGGCGTGCCCTTCTCCACCTTGCGGACGAAGGACAGGGTCAGCAGGAATGCGGAGATGAGGAGGAAGATGTCAACGCCGCCGGAAACCCGGCCAAGCCACACGTGGTAGGTGACGACCATGAGCACCGCGAGGGCTCGAAGGCCCTGGACCTCGGGCCGGTAGCCCGGCTTGGCCTTCAGGCGGGCAGCCCGCGGTTCATGGTTTTGTCCCCCTGCCGGCTCCTCGCGCGGCATGCTTCTCATCGGGTCAGTCGATCTCGCTTCTGGCACAGATAACCCCTCAAACGGCAGCACAAAGTACCCATGTTACCGATTTGTGACATTCGAGACGAATCAAACGCG
This window harbors:
- a CDS encoding acyltransferase family protein, giving the protein MPREEPAGGQNHEPRAARLKAKPGYRPEVQGLRALAVLMVVTYHVWLGRVSGGVDIFLLISAFLLTLSFVRKVEKGTPLRLVSHWLHLFKRLIPAAVVVILGVLAGTWLVLPQSRWPDVLNEAWASLLYGQNWLLANSAVDYYAQNHSGASPLQHFWSLSIQGQVFILWPLIFAGSALVWRLLQRRREVSYRTVLMVAFSGIFIASLVFSIDQTASNQAYAYFDTRTRLWEFALGSLLALALPYLKPGKALRVVLGWAGLAAMISCGLLLTVDRSFPGFIALWPTLAAAAIIAAGQSGSRFGVDRILCSRPLVALGDNSYALYLWHWPVLVLALASTGIAAPNLVQGLAIVAGSVVLAVLTTRFVEKPLREWHWPQLRAWRTAVVIVACGALLAGPVALWQTKLSAEEAAAAAQPRELTPGAAALAPENAGKPTPEATVIPAPAAMKNEWADIDGLCTDENVPSDPLLNGCLQNSKPDKVTKRIVVLGDSHAQQYMAALGPIARDHGWEVVTLLKGNCRFGAESPERDAECNAFNKASAAYVMEHQPDAVFTVASLTHKEAPFETDVPGYLEGIKPFTDAGMDVVGVRDNPRFALNMPECVQKYGTDAPECNPPLGESLAAKSPLDAYRGKVDGLHLMDMSDFICADGICPAVVGNVYVYKDDNHLTKTYVQSMIPMFEKRLLAATGWK